The nucleotide window GTCCATGTCGGGGGCAAGGGTGAACACCACCCCGCCGCCGGTGATACCGGGGTTCTGGGTGGCCGCCGGCTTGTTAAGGCTCGCCAGGGCCTCATAAACACCGCCCTCCACATCGCACCCCTGGGCCAGGTACAGGAACGGGGCCGGTCCCAGGACCAGGGCGGCCTTCTCCTTGGGAGCTGTCTGAAGATCAACCTCCAGGAGTTGCAGGCCCTTGCCCGGTGCCATTTTCTTGACGTCATCGTATTGCGCCAGGCTGTCGACGAGGCCCGAATGGTACATAAGTCCGAGGACCTTGATCCCCGTGGATTCCACGATATTATCCAGAAGGTAATCCGTAGAGGTTCTTCCCGCGATGCCGGTGATGTATTTGCCCGGCTTTTTCAGGTCCGTAACGATGCCGCTCGCCACAGGATCCCACACGCCGACGAACACAATGGGTGTTTTGCCAGATTCAGAGGCGATCTCCTTTATAGAGGTCCCTCCCCAAACGACAATGACGTCGGCGCCGATGGCAAGGAACTTCCGGATACCGTTGAGCCGTGACACTTTGTCCGAGCCCGGACGCTGCATGAAGATCTCGAGGTCCTGGCTGGAAAAGCCCTGGCTCCTCAGGGCAGCCCCGAACTTCTCCTTGGTACTGTCGGAAAAGGCGCAGTCCTTGGGGAGGATCAGCCCCACCGTCCTGGCGTCAACGGCCGCGGGCGCGGCAGTCAGCGCCAGGGCGGCCAGGAGCGCCGCGGAAACGGCCTTGCGGATGGAAAACATCGATGCTCTCACCTTACCACCTCTTGGTCACCGAAGCGGAAACCTGGTTGACCTTCTCGTCCTCCAGGCCGCTTTCCTTGTCCTCGTAGGAAAGGTTGGCCAGGCGGGCGGAAATACCC belongs to bacterium and includes:
- a CDS encoding ABC transporter substrate binding protein, whose translation is MRASMFSIRKAVSAALLAALALTAAPAAVDARTVGLILPKDCAFSDSTKEKFGAALRSQGFSSQDLEIFMQRPGSDKVSRLNGIRKFLAIGADVIVVWGGTSIKEIASESGKTPIVFVGVWDPVASGIVTDLKKPGKYITGIAGRTSTDYLLDNIVESTGIKVLGLMYHSGLVDSLAQYDDVKKMAPGKGLQLLEVDLQTAPKEKAALVLGPAPFLYLAQGCDVEGGVYEALASLNKPAATQNPGITGGGVVFTLAPDMDETIKTAAEITGSILNGKKPGDIPVARITRISFIINMGEARKLDVKVPFPVLNRATEVIR